The DNA sequence CCACCATAACTTGGAAACTTTCTGGTATACCCTTTCCGTTGCATGGCCGGAATCAAAAAAGACATAGTCAGTAACATTGTCACATAACTGATACTCAGTCACACCTCGCTTCCCTCCGCAGCTCATAATTCCTCTGTATGGACCAGAGCCACAGCATGCCATCTTTCCTTCCTTGAAACCTATATAACATACACAATAACACAAGGCACATTAGAAAATAGGGATCAGCTTTTGACACAGGCACAGGACAAACTAGTTATGATGACTGTATATACCATGTTTTGATGGATTATGAACTATGTCATTTAGGTAATTGTAGAAATTTGGATTCGAGTATATGAAATCTTGGAGCTGTCCTTTGAGCTTCAGGAGGACTTTAGCAAGTACTCTATTGTGGAGTTTTGAAATTGCATTTACTTCTTCTTTACAGGTGCTTGTGTTTCCTGGTTTATCTGTTCTCATGCCCGGTGTACAACCCAACGGCTCCATGCCTGCAATCCCAAATTTTCTTCCTCCTTTCTTGTATATTTCCTGAAAAAATGCATTAGAGGTAAGTTACTCGTCTGAAttcattttcagattcataaACATGTTCATAAGAAGACGTTATATATTACTTTGATCACATTTGTCAGGTTTCCTGTGACCATGCCAACATATTCTTCATGTGAGTGAGACTCGAACAAACTTGAATTCGTTATGAATGGGGCAATGTAATCATTGCTTCCAATGCTAATCAAGTAAACAGCTTCGGACAAAAATCTGTGAGCTTCTGCTTCACCTAGTCTGTGCCTCAACTGCTTCTCCACATTCTTGAAATAACCCAGTTGAGTTTTAAGGTCCAACACCTGCAcaaaagaaatcaatcaaaaaagGATACCCAATAATGTCATATATTATATAACTGGGTCCATGTATTCTTTTCAATTCTCCCCGGAGGCAGAGTCAACCAAAATAATTTGCATGTACAATGAATGAAACACCATCTACAAGTCGGCAGCCAGCAACAACCAAATTATGATGGTTTTGACTTTGGTTTTGTGACTACATTGACTAGTTGTTGTGCAGGTTGAGCCAAACGTCAGCCTGTACATAGAAAggaaaaaacgaaaaaaaaaaaaattcttatgaAGGCAGAAGACATACAAATCCTTGAAACGTTTCAGCTAGAGCACCAGCAGCACCAGCCCCAGCAGATGCAAAGTTCACACCATTAGTATAGTTGTCGAACCCCGGTTGTAAGTACGGTGGAATCATTGGCAAGTTTGCATATTCAGCTGCAGAAACAATTCCAAGTTAACAATTTAATCAATTATCTCATAATCCCTTGTGTTAAAAGAAAACACTGACATTATGTACAACAATCTTACCAATGATATCTGTCATTAGACGACCATCGGAGACCCTACCAGTCGGGTGGCCGAAGAAGGTTTCCCCATATGGGAAGAAATTTGCTTGAAAGTTAGTGGAAGTGTTTATGTAGTTATTATTTCCAACATCAAATAGTGAATCCCCGAAGATGAACAAGGCTGCATGTTT is a window from the Rosa chinensis cultivar Old Blush chromosome 2, RchiOBHm-V2, whole genome shotgun sequence genome containing:
- the LOC112186492 gene encoding GDSL esterase/lipase 1; this translates as MATSSRFQVYVLAFCATLLIQGGCYGHSVHQRKHAALFIFGDSLFDVGNNNYINTSTNFQANFFPYGETFFGHPTGRVSDGRLMTDIIAEYANLPMIPPYLQPGFDNYTNGVNFASAGAGAAGALAETFQGFVLDLKTQLGYFKNVEKQLRHRLGEAEAHRFLSEAVYLISIGSNDYIAPFITNSSLFESHSHEEYVGMVTGNLTNVIKEIYKKGGRKFGIAGMEPLGCTPGMRTDKPGNTSTCKEEVNAISKLHNRVLAKVLLKLKGQLQDFIYSNPNFYNYLNDIVHNPSKHGFKEGKMACCGSGPYRGIMSCGGKRGVTEYQLCDNVTDYVFFDSGHATERVYQKVSKLWWSHTPDVTARYINLKELFEV